TGGCAGGCATTGCTGTTATTGATCAGTTTGACCAGGCATGGTCAGCGGTTTATACCTTTTTTGAGCCCAAATTTTCTGACTACAGTCTCGGTGTTTTTGCCGTTTTATGGCAAATTGAACAAGTACTCCTGCAACAAAAAGAATTCTTATATCTGGGATTTTGGATAAAAGCCTGTAAAAAAATGGCTTATAAAAGTGATTATCAACCGATAGAGCTCTTAATTGACAATCAATGGCTTGAAATGACTGTTTAAAAAAAACAAATATCCACACTCTTATGTTGTTAGAAATCAGCTTATGTTATAATGCGTTATTTTAATTGCGGGGACTAAATACAAATGGCTAAAGAAGATCAAATTGAAATGGAAGGCAAGGTAATCGATACCCTTCCTAATACCATGTTTCGCGTCGAACTGGAAAACGGTCACGTTGTGACTGCCCATATTTCCGGAAAAATGCGCAAACATTATATTCGCATTCTCACCGGCGATAGCGTCAAAGTTGAAATGACACCTTACGATTTAAGTAAAGGTCGCATCACTTTCCGTATGCGCTAACCCCATTAATACCATGGGGCAACGCCTAAGATTTCTTATTTCACTGGACCGCTCTATTAAAAATCAGTTTCAGAAACAACCAATTCATTGCTTTCTATAGCAAAAGCCATTTCATCATTTTCCACATAAATTCTGACATGACCACCGTGCGCAAGCTTGCCAAACAGCAAGTCATTAGCTAGAGGTTTCTTGATTTTCTCCTGAATTAATCGCGCCATTGGTCTTGCCCCCATCTTTGGATCACAGCCATGCTCGGCCAACCACAAACGGGCCTCAGCATCTAACGTAATCGTTACATGCTTATCGGCAAGTAAGCCCTCTAATTCAAAGATAAACTTATCAACCACATGCCCGACAATTGAAATATCCAACGGTTTAAATTGGATAATGGCATCAAGGCGATTTCGAAATTCAGGCGAAAAGCCTTTTTCTATCACTTTCAAACTGTCGGTTGCATGATCCTGCTGAGTAAAACCTATCGAAGCACGACTACCCTCCTCCGCACCAGCATTTGTGGTCATTACCAAAATAATGTTACGAAAATCAACTTTACGCCCGTTATTGTCGGTCAATGAGCCATGATCCATAACCTGCAATAACAGGTTAAAAACATCAGGATGCGCTTTTTCCAATTCATCAAGCAACAACACGGCATGAGGGTGCTTGGCAACCTGCTCGGTTAGCAGTCCGCCTTGATCAAACCCCACATAACCTGGGGGCGCTCCTATCAGCCTGGAAACAGTATGACGCTCCATATATTCAGACATGTCAAAACGAATCAGCTCAACGCCTAGTACTTTAGCAAGCTGACGAGTCACCTCTGTTTTACCAACTCCGGTAGGCCCTGCAAATATAAACGAACCAATGGTTTTTTGAGCATCCCGAAGACCTGCACGCGATAATTTTATCGCCGAAGCTAACGCCGAAATTGCTTCATCTTGACCAAAAACCAGCATTTTCAGATTTTTTTCCAAATTGGCCAACTTGTCTATGTCATTGGAAGACACTGATCGCGCAGGTATTCTGGCAATTTTCGAGACAATGTCTTCTATTTCGGCAACACCAATTTCCTGCT
Above is a window of Methylobacter sp. S3L5C DNA encoding:
- the infA gene encoding translation initiation factor IF-1, encoding MAKEDQIEMEGKVIDTLPNTMFRVELENGHVVTAHISGKMRKHYIRILTGDSVKVEMTPYDLSKGRITFRMR